In one window of Shewanella goraebulensis DNA:
- the rdgC gene encoding recombination-associated protein RdgC — protein MWFKNLTLYRFNKPFTTDTEALETALEDFTFSPCSSQDISKFGFSNALGKKGQALVHSAENRHLICVTKEEKIIPGQVIKEAIDEKVAMIEDQESRKVTKKEKDAMKEEITMTLLPRAFSRRSQTHALIMPELEMILVDSSSAAKAEELLALLRKALGSLPVVPLHFTTPIETTLTEWLRNGSSPQPFEMQDEAELKSDSDEGGIVRFKQQVLQEDEVLAHLATGKQVHKLALHFGQSIAFLLQSDASVKRLKFSEEFRAATDDVGTEDPLAKLDADFALMGGELVAFINSLKQALGPIEENI, from the coding sequence ATGTGGTTTAAAAATCTCACCCTTTATCGTTTCAACAAGCCTTTCACTACCGATACCGAGGCACTCGAAACAGCTTTAGAAGACTTCACCTTTTCTCCTTGCTCAAGCCAAGACATCAGCAAGTTTGGCTTCTCTAATGCATTAGGCAAAAAAGGCCAAGCCTTAGTTCACAGCGCCGAAAACCGTCACTTAATCTGTGTAACCAAAGAAGAAAAGATAATTCCAGGTCAAGTCATCAAGGAAGCCATTGATGAAAAAGTGGCGATGATTGAAGATCAAGAAAGTCGCAAAGTCACTAAGAAAGAAAAAGACGCGATGAAAGAAGAGATAACCATGACATTGCTACCACGAGCATTTTCTCGTCGAAGCCAAACTCATGCGCTTATCATGCCTGAACTCGAAATGATCCTTGTGGACAGCTCAAGTGCAGCAAAAGCTGAAGAGCTATTGGCTTTATTACGTAAAGCATTAGGCAGCTTGCCTGTGGTGCCTTTACACTTCACAACGCCAATTGAAACGACGTTAACTGAGTGGTTACGTAACGGCTCATCTCCACAGCCATTTGAGATGCAAGATGAAGCAGAACTTAAATCAGATTCAGATGAAGGCGGTATTGTGCGCTTTAAGCAACAAGTGCTTCAAGAAGATGAAGTCCTTGCGCATTTAGCGACAGGCAAGCAAGTGCATAAACTGGCACTTCATTTTGGCCAATCTATTGCGTTTTTATTGCAATCAGATGCCAGCGTAAAACGCCTTAAATTCTCAGAAGAATTTAGAGCAGCGACTGATGATGTTGGTACTGAAGATCCTTTAGCAAAATTAGATGCGGATTTCGCATTGATGGGCGGCGAACTTGTAGCCTTCATCAATTCGCTTAAACAAGCACTTGGTCCAATTGAAGAAAATATTTAA